The following proteins come from a genomic window of Emys orbicularis isolate rEmyOrb1 chromosome 9, rEmyOrb1.hap1, whole genome shotgun sequence:
- the LOC135883830 gene encoding G-protein coupled receptor 83-like has protein sequence MTHPLHQSFPYFPQVTGVLEEFDHSSSLANLMSIYQAANRTAFNWTDSRIVEWEKFAELAKYEPESQKPTVKALLIVAYSVIIIISLFGNMLVCHVVIKNKRTHSATSLFIVNLAVSDIMITLLNTPFTLVRFVNSTWAFGKAMCHISRFVQYCSLHVSTLTLTAIALDRHQVILNPLKQRMSLTRGALSISVIWLMATCFSLPHAIYQKLFQYNYREATVRSLCLPDFPEPAELVWKYLDLSTFLLLYLLPLLIITITYAHLAKKLWLRNAIGDITTQQYITHHKNKKKSIKMLVLVVVVFAVCWFPLNCYVVLISSLGIKTKNSLYFALHWFAMSSTCYNPFIYCWLNESFRSELKSLLSMCQKVPQTQDNVLPAVIMAYREAWIEQARYKQRPSSQSIRSTTNVQTVNTDL, from the exons ATGACTCACCCCCTGCATCAGTCATTTCCCTACTTTCCCCAGGTCACAGGAGTTCTGGAGGAGTTTGACCATAGCTCTTCCTTGGCCAATCTCATGTCAATCTACCAGGCAGCCAACAGGACAGCCTTCAACTGGACAGACAGTCGGATTGTTGAGTGGGAGAAGTTTGCTGAGCTGGCCAAGTATGAACCAGAGTCCCAGAAGCCCACAGTGAAAGCTCTTCTAATTGTGGCATACTCAGTTATCATCATCATATCCCTGTTTGGCAACATGCTGGTCTGCCACGTGGTGATCAAGAACAAGAGGACGCACTCAGCCACCAGTCTCTTCATTGTCAACCTGGCAGTGTCCGATATCATGATCACTCTGCTCAACACTCCTTTCACTCTG GTTCGGTTTGTGAACAGCACGTGGGCCTTTGGAAAGGCCATGTGTCATATCAGCCGCTTCGTGCAGTACTGCTCTCTTCATGTCTCCACACTCACCCTGACAGCCATAGCTCTGGACAGACATCAG GTTATTCTGAACCCACTAAAGCAAAGGATGTCACTAACAAGAGGAGCGCTGAGCATTTCTGTTATCTGGCTGATGGCAACCtgcttctccctgccccatgcaATCTATCAGAAGCTTTTCCAGTACAACTACCG ggaAGCTACTGTCCGGAGTTTGTGTCTTCCTGATTTTCCTGAGCCTGCAGAACTGGTGTGGAAATACTTGGACCTTtccaccttcctcctcctctaccTCTTGCCCCTTCTGATCATCACCATCACCTACGCACACCTGGCCAAGAAGCTGTGGCTGCGCAATGCCATTGGGGACATCACCACGCAGCAGTACATCACCCACCACAAGAACAAGAAGAAGAGTATCAAGATGCTGGTGTTGGTTGTGGTGGTTTTTGCTGTCTGCTGGTTCCCACTCAACTGTTATGTAGTGCTCATCTCCAGCCTTGGCATCAAGACCAAAAACTCCCTCTATTTCGCTCTGCACTGGTTTGCCATGAGCAGCACTTGCTATAACCCCTTCATTTACTGCTGGCTGAACGAGAGCTTCCGCTCAGAGCTCAAGTCCTTACTCAGCATGTGCCAGAAGGTCCCACAAACACAAGACAATGTGTTGCCAGCTGTGATCATGGCCTATCGAGAGGCATGGATCGAGCAAGCCAGGTACAAGCAGAGGCCTTCCTCACAGAGCATTCGCTCCACCACAAATGTGCAGACAGTCAACACAGATTTGTGA